The DNA region AGAAATTACGCCAAACATTAAAGATAATTTTGAATTATATTTGAAAGAGGATTGGGTGTATTTTGCAAATAATAAATATATTGACGAAGAATTGAATATTTTTTATTCAGCCCTGAATAATTATATTTTTTTACTTTCAAGAGGGTATTTCTTAATTAAAAAAGAATTACTTGATTATCAGTGCGAGTTGCTAGGAATAACAACTAATTCAATTGAAGTTAAAGTTAATGAGTTTCAGTCTTAAATATCAATTTACATCATTAATTTAAAACTATGAAGCCAAGGATAATTGAGTTTACTGAAAAAAAATTATAGGTTGCAAACAAATGATGAATTATGCAACTTATAATCCTGTTCCTTTATGGCAAAGTTTCATGCCTCTAAAAAAAGAAATAAAAAACACAGTTTCAAATGATGTATACTCATTGCAGCAATTTCCTGAAGGTTTTTGGGATCAATTTAATCCATTAACTTATTTCGGAAAATGGGCTGCTGTTGAAGTAAGTAATTTTGATACTATTCCTGTTAGTATGTATTCTTTAGTAATTCCAAGTGGTTGTTATGTTGTATTTGATTATAAAG from Flavobacterium nitratireducens includes:
- a CDS encoding GyrI-like domain-containing protein codes for the protein MMNYATYNPVPLWQSFMPLKKEIKNTVSNDVYSLQQFPEGFWDQFNPLTYFGKWAAVEVSNFDTIPVSMYSLVIPSGCYVVFDYKGDGSDAPAFFEAIFSSWIPNSEYVVDNRPHFEILGEKYRKGDPNSEEEIWIPIRLKLI